The Halobellus sp. MBLA0158 genome has a window encoding:
- a CDS encoding Cdc6/Cdc18 family protein, whose protein sequence is MITDPTVFADEPARELMHREPEVESLFRAWGPTLQGQAGDEVVIYGSSGVGKTSLARRAIERLDAEADIAYTYVQCLGAAPRTVLTNVLQAHPDGSLPSSEPALATLTEALRDVVDKPYLVVLDEAEGLPDSRALDRLADVTGLSTAVVVHDPHRWRSRLSSEAVSERYIDATDVPVEKFGVDELADILQARARAGLPSGVVSRSQLEWIADEVAGNTRRGIQALRAAAEHASNRGAWEIESGDIEACFEIADQRIRRLNLKSLTVHHHILYALIHAAGEISGVELHERYDAIAEDVYADSTLTPIVRRTRRDRLRKLEDYGLITREGNGSTEYRPVDSSIQPPVNIGELVNPG, encoded by the coding sequence ATGATTACTGACCCCACCGTCTTCGCGGATGAGCCCGCTCGTGAGTTGATGCACCGCGAGCCCGAGGTCGAGTCGCTCTTCCGCGCGTGGGGGCCGACACTCCAGGGCCAAGCCGGCGACGAGGTCGTGATCTATGGCTCTTCGGGCGTGGGCAAGACGTCGCTCGCCCGCCGAGCAATCGAGCGGCTCGACGCCGAGGCCGATATCGCCTATACGTACGTCCAGTGTCTCGGAGCCGCACCGCGGACTGTCCTCACGAATGTCCTGCAGGCTCACCCCGACGGCTCGCTCCCCAGTAGTGAGCCCGCACTCGCGACGCTGACCGAAGCGCTGCGGGACGTCGTGGACAAACCGTATTTGGTCGTCCTCGACGAGGCCGAAGGACTCCCCGACTCCCGCGCCCTCGATCGCCTTGCGGACGTCACGGGCCTGTCGACGGCCGTCGTCGTCCACGATCCGCACCGGTGGCGCTCCCGCCTATCGAGTGAGGCCGTCTCCGAGCGCTACATCGATGCCACCGATGTCCCGGTCGAAAAGTTCGGTGTCGACGAACTGGCCGATATCCTCCAGGCACGAGCCCGGGCTGGTCTGCCGTCCGGGGTAGTCTCTCGATCACAGTTGGAGTGGATTGCCGACGAGGTCGCGGGGAACACGCGCCGCGGGATCCAGGCGCTGCGGGCAGCCGCCGAGCACGCCTCGAACCGCGGCGCGTGGGAGATCGAAAGCGGCGACATCGAGGCCTGCTTCGAGATCGCCGACCAGCGGATCCGCCGGTTAAATCTCAAGTCGTTGACTGTCCACCACCACATCCTGTATGCGCTGATCCACGCCGCCGGCGAGATCTCCGGTGTCGAGCTCCATGAACGGTACGATGCGATCGCCGAAGACGTGTATGCGGATTCGACACTGACGCCGATCGTCCGGCGGACGCGCCGGGACCGCCTCCGCAAGCTGGAGGACTACGGCCTGATCACGCGCGAGGGCAACGGCTCAACCGAGTACCGACCCGTGGATTCGTCGATCCAGCCGCCGGTGAACATCGGCGAGTTGGTCAATCCGGGCTGA
- a CDS encoding site-specific integrase, producing MSTHRRQNTQNPIHAAGRAGSSVRHSKEDALSDMEFELLMEGARTLSRSEYYYEPDPTFIVYTLGRLGLRRGELAHLTEEWIDWRQKMIRIPSHQPCSKGIDGEVCGYCQQLAKQRVEIADELTMDEALEWMWTPKTEAAAREVYFGFDARAELFIERYFASDEYNRVEVGSNALNRRVKRAAEEAERLGPADVSPHTLRATAATYHASRGLEMLPLMQLMGWAQPSTSEVYIGRNGTNTARQLDAIHST from the coding sequence ATGAGTACGCACCGTCGCCAGAACACTCAGAACCCGATCCACGCCGCCGGCCGGGCAGGCTCGTCAGTCCGGCACTCGAAGGAAGACGCCCTCTCGGATATGGAGTTTGAGCTCTTGATGGAGGGCGCGCGGACCCTTTCCCGCAGCGAGTACTACTACGAGCCGGATCCGACGTTCATCGTCTACACGCTCGGCCGACTCGGGCTCCGGCGTGGTGAACTCGCACACCTCACCGAGGAGTGGATCGACTGGCGGCAGAAGATGATCCGCATCCCCTCGCACCAGCCCTGCTCGAAGGGCATCGATGGAGAGGTCTGCGGCTACTGCCAACAGCTCGCGAAACAGCGCGTCGAGATCGCCGACGAGCTGACGATGGACGAGGCGCTCGAATGGATGTGGACGCCGAAGACGGAGGCGGCCGCCCGCGAGGTGTACTTCGGGTTCGACGCGAGGGCCGAGTTGTTCATCGAGCGCTACTTTGCGTCGGACGAGTACAACCGCGTCGAGGTCGGCTCGAACGCGCTGAACCGCAGGGTGAAGCGGGCCGCCGAGGAGGCCGAGCGGCTCGGCCCCGCCGATGTCTCCCCGCACACGTTGCGCGCGACGGCCGCGACGTATCACGCGTCTCGGGGGCTGGAGATGCTCCCCCTGATGCAGCTAATGGGGTGGGCCCAGCCGAGTACCAGCGAGGTGTATATCGGCCGTAACGGGACGAACACGGCTCGGCAGTTGGACGCGATCCACTCGACGTAG
- a CDS encoding helix-hairpin-helix domain-containing protein, translating into MADSESAIEPADADTIDDVDLLADHTAQAVANDPLWSALSEVVDDHLYAVGKPSGAFGEAIDREIETAVEHLNAAMRLRAAQVTKDYVDDEGRQYVHRDAVEDANEHRLAGAEPATQPAPAPFELDAIDGVSPATANHLRDAGYETVDDIANADKYAIAGQTTLSAEQAAQVIDAAAEQTTAERVVTD; encoded by the coding sequence ATGGCTGACTCCGAATCGGCGATTGAGCCCGCCGACGCCGACACGATCGACGACGTGGACCTGCTGGCGGATCACACCGCCCAAGCGGTCGCCAACGACCCGCTATGGAGTGCGCTGAGTGAGGTCGTCGACGACCATCTGTACGCGGTCGGAAAGCCAAGTGGCGCGTTCGGCGAGGCGATCGACCGCGAGATCGAGACCGCCGTCGAGCATCTGAACGCCGCGATGCGGCTCCGCGCGGCGCAGGTGACCAAAGACTACGTCGACGACGAGGGGCGGCAGTACGTCCACCGTGACGCCGTCGAGGACGCCAACGAGCACCGCCTCGCCGGCGCCGAACCCGCGACCCAACCTGCCCCAGCGCCATTCGAGCTAGATGCTATCGACGGCGTCTCGCCAGCAACCGCCAACCACCTTCGAGACGCGGGCTACGAGACGGTCGACGATATCGCAAACGCGGATAAGTACGCGATCGCCGGCCAGACGACACTCTCTGCAGAGCAGGCCGCCCAGGTCATCGACGCCGCCGCCGAACAGACGACTGCCGAACGGGTGGTGACCGACTGA
- a CDS encoding ArsR family transcriptional regulator, translating into MRPTDEHILEVMRDEGNMTPQALAEFDVAAANYARDRLSVLVEYGLAERVSRGLYRLTNEGRAFLDEELDASTLDPSE; encoded by the coding sequence ATGCGGCCCACGGATGAACACATCCTGGAAGTGATGCGCGACGAGGGCAATATGACGCCGCAGGCCCTCGCTGAGTTCGACGTGGCGGCCGCGAACTACGCGCGCGATCGTCTGTCCGTACTCGTTGAGTACGGTCTCGCTGAACGTGTTTCCCGAGGTCTTTATCGCCTCACCAACGAGGGCCGAGCCTTTCTCGACGAGGAGCTCGACGCCTCGACGCTCGATCCGTCCGAGTAA
- a CDS encoding PadR family transcriptional regulator, producing MSESNEQGYNANPTDDDASTASEPHRIEYFDLTAFQRDILAAIAAHEGVPYGLAIKRRIEAWYVAEINHGRLYPNLDELVEQGLIRKSEIDKRTNGYELTERGADVLTAGADLLDEVRPQPRHATERPTKDEPVAPAQFGGGV from the coding sequence ATGAGCGAATCAAACGAGCAGGGGTATAATGCTAACCCCACTGACGACGACGCAAGTACCGCCAGCGAACCACACCGGATCGAGTACTTCGACCTCACGGCGTTCCAGCGCGACATCCTCGCGGCGATCGCCGCCCACGAGGGCGTCCCGTACGGCCTCGCGATCAAACGCCGCATCGAAGCCTGGTACGTCGCGGAGATCAACCACGGCCGGCTGTACCCGAACCTCGATGAGCTGGTCGAACAGGGGCTCATTCGGAAGAGCGAGATAGACAAACGCACCAACGGGTACGAACTGACCGAGCGCGGCGCCGACGTGTTGACTGCGGGCGCCGACCTTCTCGATGAGGTCCGTCCGCAGCCACGCCACGCGACCGAACGCCCCACCAAGGACGAACCGGTCGCGCCGGCGCAGTTCGGAGGTGGCGTGTGA
- a CDS encoding MarR family transcriptional regulator: MSAATGGMALDEDDLSPAQEAALEMLREGRVTAPFVAEETGYSLQYVREQLTDLVKHGHVEKIHDGLYELVDDPREGTDGNG; encoded by the coding sequence GTGAGCGCGGCAACCGGCGGTATGGCCTTAGACGAAGATGATTTGTCGCCAGCACAGGAGGCGGCGCTGGAGATGCTTCGCGAGGGGCGTGTTACGGCGCCGTTCGTCGCAGAGGAGACGGGGTACAGCCTCCAGTACGTGCGCGAGCAGTTGACCGATTTGGTCAAACACGGGCACGTCGAGAAGATTCACGACGGGCTTTACGAACTCGTTGACGACCCACGGGAGGGGACTGATGGGAACGGCTGA
- a CDS encoding SWIM zinc finger family protein: MSSSTAAASGSDATTPDAQMLQDLAQLDERDVRALTEPMDVYADDPDCWGSDEVAVYHEGRQRMVNIETRSCDCEDAYYNHAICKHVRRAEFALGRREIPDGIRTEALDDGLRTRLQEADRL, translated from the coding sequence ATGAGCTCCAGTACTGCGGCCGCCAGCGGCTCAGACGCGACCACGCCCGACGCACAGATGCTCCAGGACCTCGCCCAGCTCGACGAGCGCGACGTCCGCGCGCTGACCGAGCCGATGGATGTCTACGCGGACGATCCCGACTGCTGGGGTTCCGACGAGGTCGCGGTCTACCACGAGGGGCGCCAGCGGATGGTCAACATCGAGACGCGCTCGTGCGACTGCGAGGACGCCTACTACAATCACGCGATCTGCAAGCACGTCCGGCGGGCCGAGTTCGCGCTCGGCCGGCGGGAGATTCCGGACGGCATCCGGACCGAGGCACTGGACGACGGACTACGCACGCGGCTCCAGGAGGCCGATCGACTATGA
- a CDS encoding fibronectin type III domain-containing protein, with translation MTTETFTSDTDWTIPDSVDTVQIVCRGGAGGDGSTSGGYSTSSAAGGDGGTVTAELDVTSYSTLYIRIGGGGGGPSINFGDAAGGNGGNYASVRAGGTAFTDTKLLAGGGGGGGAAWVSDGDWSPETGSGAGGDGGASPTAGADATTPRLDPTAQGGTADATGSGSGGNGGSVDVAVDGGHDVRAAGGGGGGGYYGGAGGEATQGGPTVGENSGGAGGGGGANYVTGSATNVSQTTGTSTDVAQVEITYTDRVDDLQATGDQGDAVLSWSAVSETDGYRVLRSETSSPGAGSFTQIADLAPGTTSYTDTDAEVGEFYYYYRIETYDSLDSRQSNEASLEVVLADTQIDEARRVAAADIELTWSKADAKSSGGWEIYRATSSGTLGSQVFSTTDPSVSSYTDTVPDSEGSYFYTLRRYTDTAESDSDQIGGPIPDSPSDVAVTSTAPEQLSISWTDNATTEDSYRVFTSRDGGATWTQQSSLPADSESETISGLLNGEEYTIRVDAYTGISAGSTAVGTTEIPDVGQPTLDNGVEDEITATWSDVLNYGSYDVQLRESINPLVVGSTGTETLASDQQSSWVEWEDGGELVIDDGVSLSLTESESVTVPESDTNYTFGGLEDGEKYVVRIRTRTEHRTGAWTDPVAVTTAFPTPANVSVVSTSSTTATVGWDDQADNEDGFRAYVAEKRFGSFGTDQLYETLEANVEQVTLDLRPDTTYRVTIEAFTEDATVDASTTLTTDPPAVSTGAAGRVPAQGPYLEVDHPSNGRTLTPSIVGEVAPPRALMELPTTRVPVAGDKWTDDTWIGADCRLWIDGHRQPVESLVRPVQTPEGAELELRGGEALLKRVEKSVIEQEADSFVRDLLQTEASGIAQTVDDPQSTISSDTFVQGADTDTEWTDRIPAAPFGDSDPRMITPSGELGTDRIAAFQEAESEFTIRSGTSLLAGDPLSHGEGLNISSPGDSVKFNFLSDLDNHLEYPIPASRSEFAVRVGYLGDTHPGFELKVDGTVIETVVADAPIFGNQDTQTLELEWTDIGGSDALGDLAAGDHSLTIEITEAASDGSALTVDCGTIFDSDWTSRTDETLTSGEPVSYPRLHPDAIDVITDDAETIRQVVGGEATSTWNNTLRNQAIAISNDQGANWIEATNSERVEGSFQSGTTNIRARFTLSNYATSSSTEPKYNEGQTVDLYDLYADLDDAPILVDQVFDGKLKTVITEVADFADAFWEVQWDEAAGSQSVEWTFPNLRTAEGDASLINFETSVDETSITEKAVVYGTSQTVRDESVTLQHDTAVALEEQYNQPAEITVRSAPDGATTYERGTDYTYDPQPGEVTALSTGSISDGETVLVDYVTRVRGTYSLPSWDGDETVARTKPVPAATTDRSAETAARILVQQTSEPIHSASVTIEELPVQWGLVEMVSFVELPTDETYEIYSIEQGEGTLQLQLGTRDTVTEVVDDLQSRLEATAAKV, from the coding sequence ATGACGACCGAGACGTTCACCTCCGATACCGATTGGACGATTCCGGACAGCGTCGATACGGTGCAGATTGTCTGCCGTGGTGGTGCGGGCGGCGATGGATCGACGAGTGGCGGCTACTCTACGTCATCGGCTGCCGGTGGCGACGGTGGAACCGTTACCGCCGAACTGGACGTCACGTCCTACTCAACGCTATATATCCGAATCGGAGGGGGTGGCGGCGGGCCAAGTATCAACTTCGGCGACGCAGCCGGCGGCAACGGCGGCAACTACGCGTCGGTTCGCGCCGGGGGCACGGCATTTACCGATACCAAACTCCTCGCGGGGGGCGGGGGCGGCGGCGGGGCTGCCTGGGTGTCTGATGGTGATTGGTCGCCCGAAACCGGATCGGGTGCGGGTGGCGACGGGGGCGCGTCGCCAACCGCCGGAGCGGATGCGACTACCCCGCGGCTGGATCCGACCGCACAAGGCGGCACCGCCGATGCCACTGGGTCAGGAAGTGGCGGTAATGGCGGATCAGTAGATGTCGCAGTTGACGGCGGCCACGACGTCCGCGCCGCGGGTGGTGGGGGCGGCGGCGGGTACTACGGGGGCGCCGGCGGTGAGGCGACGCAAGGCGGCCCAACCGTCGGTGAGAACAGCGGTGGAGCAGGTGGCGGCGGTGGCGCAAACTACGTGACTGGCTCCGCGACCAACGTCTCCCAGACGACTGGCACCAGCACCGACGTAGCACAAGTCGAAATCACGTATACCGATCGAGTTGATGATCTCCAAGCTACCGGTGACCAAGGTGACGCAGTGCTGTCGTGGTCTGCAGTGTCTGAGACTGATGGTTATCGAGTTCTGCGGTCAGAAACCTCATCCCCTGGTGCTGGTAGCTTCACCCAGATCGCGGATCTCGCTCCGGGAACGACCTCGTATACAGACACGGACGCCGAGGTCGGCGAGTTCTACTATTACTACCGAATCGAGACGTACGACTCGTTGGATTCACGGCAGTCGAACGAAGCCAGTCTCGAAGTCGTCTTGGCTGACACGCAGATTGATGAGGCGCGACGCGTCGCTGCGGCCGACATTGAGCTGACGTGGTCAAAGGCCGACGCCAAATCAAGCGGTGGATGGGAAATTTACCGTGCGACCTCATCGGGCACACTCGGTTCTCAGGTCTTTTCCACGACAGATCCTTCGGTCTCGTCGTATACGGATACAGTTCCGGATAGTGAGGGATCCTACTTCTATACGCTTCGACGGTATACTGATACCGCCGAATCCGATAGCGATCAAATCGGTGGTCCAATACCCGACTCGCCGTCTGATGTGGCAGTCACGTCGACGGCACCGGAGCAACTCTCGATATCGTGGACTGACAACGCGACGACCGAAGACAGCTATCGTGTGTTCACCTCTCGCGATGGCGGTGCGACGTGGACACAGCAGAGCAGTCTGCCGGCAGACTCTGAGTCGGAGACAATCAGCGGCCTGCTCAACGGCGAGGAGTATACGATCCGCGTCGATGCGTACACCGGGATCAGCGCCGGTAGCACTGCGGTCGGGACGACAGAGATCCCGGATGTCGGCCAGCCCACGCTCGATAATGGCGTTGAGGATGAGATCACAGCGACGTGGAGTGACGTCCTCAACTACGGCTCCTACGACGTCCAACTTCGGGAAAGCATCAACCCGCTGGTCGTGGGGAGCACGGGAACAGAAACCCTCGCAAGCGATCAGCAGTCCAGCTGGGTGGAGTGGGAAGATGGTGGCGAGCTGGTTATCGACGACGGAGTCTCGCTGTCGCTAACCGAGAGTGAGTCCGTAACCGTTCCTGAGAGTGATACAAACTACACGTTCGGCGGACTCGAGGACGGTGAAAAGTACGTTGTTCGCATCCGGACGCGAACTGAGCACCGGACTGGAGCGTGGACTGATCCGGTCGCGGTCACGACGGCCTTCCCAACGCCCGCGAACGTAAGCGTCGTCTCGACGTCGTCGACAACCGCGACAGTCGGCTGGGACGATCAGGCTGACAACGAGGACGGCTTTCGTGCGTACGTCGCCGAGAAGCGCTTTGGATCCTTCGGGACGGACCAACTGTACGAGACGCTGGAAGCCAACGTTGAGCAGGTGACACTCGATTTACGTCCCGACACGACCTACCGCGTGACGATCGAGGCGTTCACCGAGGACGCGACAGTCGATGCGTCGACGACGCTGACGACCGACCCGCCAGCGGTCTCCACCGGTGCCGCCGGTCGTGTGCCAGCGCAGGGCCCCTACCTTGAGGTCGACCACCCGAGCAACGGCCGGACCCTCACGCCCTCGATCGTCGGCGAGGTTGCTCCTCCGCGAGCCCTGATGGAACTGCCGACGACGCGCGTCCCGGTCGCCGGCGACAAGTGGACCGACGACACCTGGATCGGGGCCGACTGCCGGCTGTGGATCGACGGCCATCGCCAGCCGGTCGAGTCGCTGGTCCGCCCCGTCCAGACGCCCGAGGGCGCCGAGTTAGAACTCCGCGGCGGGGAGGCGCTGCTCAAGCGGGTCGAAAAGAGTGTCATCGAGCAGGAGGCGGACAGCTTCGTTCGTGATCTCCTGCAGACCGAGGCGTCGGGAATCGCCCAGACCGTCGACGACCCGCAGTCGACGATCTCCTCGGACACGTTCGTCCAGGGGGCCGATACCGACACGGAGTGGACCGATCGGATCCCGGCGGCACCGTTCGGCGACTCTGATCCACGGATGATCACCCCCAGTGGAGAGCTCGGGACCGATCGGATCGCCGCCTTCCAGGAGGCCGAAAGCGAGTTCACCATCAGATCAGGCACGAGTCTTCTCGCCGGCGATCCGCTGTCCCACGGCGAGGGACTCAACATTTCGTCGCCCGGTGACTCCGTCAAATTCAATTTCCTTAGCGATCTCGACAACCACCTCGAATACCCGATTCCGGCCAGCCGAAGTGAGTTCGCTGTCCGTGTTGGGTACTTAGGCGATACTCATCCCGGATTCGAGCTCAAGGTCGACGGTACCGTCATCGAGACCGTCGTTGCCGACGCGCCGATCTTCGGGAACCAGGACACCCAGACGCTGGAGTTAGAGTGGACCGATATCGGCGGATCTGATGCTCTCGGTGACCTCGCTGCTGGCGATCACTCCCTAACGATCGAGATCACCGAGGCAGCCTCAGACGGCTCAGCACTGACCGTCGACTGCGGCACGATCTTCGATTCGGACTGGACCTCACGAACCGACGAGACGCTCACGAGTGGCGAGCCCGTCTCCTATCCGCGTCTCCATCCCGATGCGATCGACGTCATCACCGACGATGCGGAGACCATTCGGCAGGTCGTCGGTGGGGAAGCCACCTCGACGTGGAACAACACGCTGCGGAACCAGGCGATCGCGATCAGCAACGACCAGGGTGCTAACTGGATCGAGGCGACAAACTCTGAGAGAGTCGAGGGTTCCTTCCAGTCCGGGACGACAAACATCCGCGCCCGATTCACGCTCTCGAACTACGCGACGTCGTCGTCGACAGAGCCCAAGTACAACGAAGGCCAGACGGTCGACCTCTACGATCTGTACGCCGACCTCGACGACGCGCCGATCCTCGTCGATCAGGTCTTCGACGGCAAACTCAAGACCGTCATCACGGAAGTCGCAGACTTCGCAGATGCGTTCTGGGAGGTTCAGTGGGACGAGGCGGCTGGCTCCCAATCCGTCGAGTGGACGTTCCCCAACCTGCGGACTGCCGAGGGCGACGCGTCACTCATCAACTTCGAGACGTCCGTCGACGAGACCAGCATCACGGAGAAGGCCGTCGTCTATGGTACGAGCCAGACCGTTCGCGACGAGTCCGTGACGCTCCAGCACGACACCGCTGTTGCGCTTGAGGAGCAGTACAATCAGCCCGCGGAAATCACCGTCCGGAGTGCGCCGGACGGAGCCACGACCTACGAGCGCGGGACTGACTACACCTACGACCCACAGCCCGGTGAGGTAACGGCGCTGTCGACCGGCTCAATCAGTGACGGTGAGACGGTGCTCGTGGACTACGTGACGCGTGTCCGAGGCACCTACTCGCTGCCGAGCTGGGATGGCGATGAGACAGTTGCCCGGACGAAGCCGGTTCCAGCCGCAACCACGGACCGATCGGCAGAGACCGCGGCCCGAATTTTGGTCCAGCAGACGTCCGAGCCGATCCACTCCGCGTCGGTGACGATCGAGGAACTACCCGTCCAGTGGGGGCTCGTCGAGATGGTGTCGTTCGTTGAGTTACCGACCGACGAGACCTACGAAATCTACTCGATCGAGCAGGGCGAGGGCACGCTTCAGTTGCAACTCGGCACGCGTGATACCGTCACCGAGGTCGTCGACGACCTGCAGAGTCGGTTGGAGGCGACGGCGGCGAAAGTCTGA
- a CDS encoding DEAD/DEAH box helicase family protein: protein MGTADNGSPIGETQFPLDDFRAELADLFQTQAFVTTGDLADQVGCTRETARVKLNNLVEDGVLATRKVGASARVWFPTTMDQDVVADLWSASEQAAQSGESASEQSETDQPSAPDQTEVTQQSATEQTSERVLFFPGRREIVVDDPTPETRATLSKTARLIDSTGDGYLYKIGESEVWTTPYDSFDELRADLIDVVGEERWDGGFESRIKDDWDRAHTFELQTGEGGLTWLHAADDEAWQDAKRRLQYNDHYTRTDRDGLRFRLKKGSEGDVKEHLYDEGYPPVDKRRLDAGADLDVHLREDINLRDYQRDWVDHFTARKSGVFVGPSGSGKTIAAIGAMEAIGGETLILVPNRELAQQWEDEIYDKTTLSTYSEIGQYHGGEKRIRPVAIATYDTAAMSRHRKLFNEREWGLVIADECHHAVADTWKRFREIQSVARLGLSATPVRESGDAKEIYTLIGPPVGTDWGSLFADGWVSKPDVEIVTVPWDSESERETYERASGSKQLIEAARNSAKTDVIRELLEEHRDEKAIVFVDWIRQGKDLAEALDLPFIYGETRHSEREEIYEQFREGELEALIISRVGDEGIDLPDAEVAILASTMGSSRSQTGQRAGRTMRPFGDSQVYVLLTKGSGEEDWGRESTQYLGEKGIDISKREWEGSDA, encoded by the coding sequence ATGGGAACGGCTGACAACGGATCGCCGATCGGCGAAACCCAGTTCCCGCTCGATGACTTCCGCGCCGAACTCGCGGATCTATTCCAGACGCAGGCGTTCGTCACGACCGGCGACCTCGCCGATCAGGTCGGTTGCACCCGTGAGACTGCTCGCGTGAAGCTCAACAATCTCGTCGAGGACGGGGTCCTCGCCACGCGAAAGGTCGGTGCGAGCGCCCGTGTGTGGTTCCCGACGACGATGGATCAGGACGTCGTCGCTGACTTGTGGTCTGCCTCGGAGCAAGCGGCGCAGTCTGGTGAATCTGCCTCGGAGCAATCTGAGACAGACCAACCGTCTGCGCCGGACCAGACAGAAGTCACACAACAATCTGCTACGGAGCAAACCAGCGAACGGGTGCTGTTTTTCCCCGGGCGGCGGGAGATCGTCGTCGACGATCCCACACCCGAAACACGCGCGACGCTCTCGAAGACGGCTCGCCTGATCGACTCCACTGGCGACGGCTATCTCTACAAGATCGGTGAGAGTGAGGTGTGGACCACTCCCTACGACTCGTTCGACGAACTCCGGGCGGACTTGATCGACGTCGTCGGGGAGGAGCGTTGGGATGGTGGCTTCGAGAGCCGGATCAAGGACGATTGGGACCGGGCCCACACCTTCGAGTTGCAGACTGGCGAGGGGGGCCTGACGTGGTTGCACGCCGCCGATGATGAGGCGTGGCAGGACGCCAAACGCCGGCTGCAATACAACGATCACTACACCCGCACAGACCGGGATGGGCTTCGCTTCCGCCTCAAGAAGGGCAGCGAAGGCGACGTCAAGGAGCACCTCTACGACGAGGGCTACCCGCCCGTGGACAAGCGTCGTCTCGACGCCGGCGCCGACCTTGACGTCCACCTGCGTGAGGATATCAACCTTCGCGACTACCAGCGCGACTGGGTGGATCACTTCACCGCCCGGAAGTCCGGGGTGTTCGTCGGCCCATCTGGGTCGGGGAAGACCATCGCCGCGATCGGTGCGATGGAGGCGATCGGCGGCGAGACGCTGATCCTCGTGCCGAACCGGGAGCTCGCGCAGCAATGGGAAGACGAGATCTACGACAAGACTACGCTGTCGACGTACTCCGAAATCGGCCAGTACCACGGTGGTGAGAAGAGAATCCGGCCAGTTGCAATCGCCACGTACGATACAGCGGCGATGAGCCGACACCGCAAACTGTTCAACGAGCGCGAGTGGGGGCTCGTCATCGCCGACGAGTGTCACCACGCGGTCGCCGATACCTGGAAGCGCTTCCGCGAGATTCAATCGGTCGCCCGGCTCGGACTGTCGGCGACTCCAGTCCGCGAGAGCGGCGACGCCAAGGAGATCTACACGCTGATCGGGCCGCCGGTCGGCACCGACTGGGGCTCGTTGTTCGCTGATGGCTGGGTGTCGAAACCCGATGTCGAGATCGTGACTGTGCCGTGGGACTCAGAATCGGAGCGGGAGACCTATGAGCGGGCCTCCGGAAGCAAACAACTGATCGAGGCCGCACGCAACTCCGCGAAGACGGACGTGATTCGCGAGCTTCTCGAAGAACATCGCGACGAGAAGGCGATCGTGTTCGTCGACTGGATTCGACAAGGGAAGGATCTCGCTGAGGCGCTTGACCTCCCGTTCATCTACGGCGAGACGCGGCACTCAGAGCGCGAAGAGATCTACGAGCAGTTCCGCGAGGGCGAGTTGGAGGCGCTGATCATCTCCCGCGTTGGCGACGAGGGCATCGATCTGCCTGACGCCGAGGTCGCGATCCTGGCGTCGACGATGGGCTCGTCCCGCTCACAGACCGGGCAGCGCGCCGGCCGGACGATGCGCCCCTTTGGCGATTCGCAGGTCTACGTGCTGCTGACGAAGGGCTCCGGCGAGGAGGACTGGGGCCGCGAGAGCACGCAGTATCTCGGCGAGAAAGGGATTGATATCTCGAAGCGAGAGTGGGAGGGTAGCGATGCCTAA